The Sander vitreus isolate 19-12246 chromosome 5, sanVit1, whole genome shotgun sequence genome includes a region encoding these proteins:
- the LOC144517837 gene encoding uncharacterized protein LOC144517837 isoform X1, with amino-acid sequence MSCVTSLGAHVFMTTYLLFVMGCVAQKVYFDCGARVDVVDVQGLILSPGFPYNYSSGTHCVWQFFVPVDYQLILEIFDFDVFESHDSAAQYSAISNFEEEETDEEVTFDPGSLAADETSSAAEDPVLQSVGDVTKTQQSFQDGEVKQVVVQEQSTKMEIAKVSNSAKRSADASSGLSSPPPPSLLVLPGAVPPGDKAVNSASSSHLRRDLSPTSNPSTVAEETTLSSLHSTDTPAVSPETQHSVLDACPHDVLYISDLITFSSRFCGSNRPPSSQLVFGSSQEMVEVIMELITTTHWGRGFALLFHYHNLTEPGGGRRASAPTASKDSLLAAVSGAAFFAMILTIALCIVFRPKLCPKRASSCASSNSEVPEGVQNTGAEVSELQLMAENQTNLEATTEQDNNNDSPPHSVSAGGDVSQSAEVDLSCSGLTELDLGADEVFIVSSAPSSSRLPFSPHTQRERFLRHSDTGPSPASDWPSSDPTTSPTGTRSTKDSSSGLARPRAWSVRTFQDFLPPLPQLHKKWCSWNSSSPFTKLVDSAPSSLVADCRGDNGRRVFSDVQLDAEADNSTVSDSSISNASYPLTQAAQRQRRLNSNSNLRRSRFTGPCFGLLSGTADATKASGVPHAQGSLSEPSVGSSSSSSQCQIESSQAGKRREFPGESDHISVQVFAISEEEDRQPLVSAEHLDQTSASALLNGLAKGTHEGKGPAVGNTSLSPQSQRARPEWRPWGSQVSGGVGPLPSNTLPIMTDSSQPSLSKATVLCSVTNLI; translated from the exons ATGAGTTGTGTTACGTCGCTTGGGGCGCATGTTTTTATGACAACATATCTACTCTTCGTGATGGGATGCGTTGCACAGAAA GTATACTTTGACTGTGGTGCCAGGGTGGATGTGGTGGATGTCCAAGGCCTCATTCTGTCCCCTGGCTTCCCTTACAACTACTCCTCTGGGACACACTGTGTTTGGCAGTTTTTTGTGCCTGTCGATTACCAGCTTATTCTGGAGATATTTGACTTTGAcgtgtttgaaagccatgactCCGCTGCACAGTACTCTGCTATCTCTAATTttgaagaggaggagacagatGAAGAGGTGACTTTCGATCCTGGCAGCTTGGCGGCAGATGAAACGTCATCAGCAGCTGAAGATCCCGTGCTTCAGAGTGTAGGGGACGTCACAAAGACTCAGCAGTCCTTCCAAGACGGCGAAGTCAAGCAAGTAGTGGTCCAAGAGCAGTCCACAAAGATGGAGATTGCCAAAGTCTCAAATTCTGCCAAAAGATCCGCAGACGCCTCCTCTGGCCTATCTTCGccacctcctccctctctccttgtcCTACCTGGGGCTGTGCCTCCAGGAGACAAGGCTGTCAACTCTGCCTCCTCGTCTCACCTCAGGAGAGACCTCAGCCCCACTTCTAACCCGAGCACAGTCGCGGAGGAGACCACCCTTTCCTCGCTACACTCCACTGACACTCCAGCTGTCAGCCCCGAAACCCAGCACTCGGTGCTGGACGCCTGCCCCCACGATGTCCTCTACATCTCCGACCTCATCACCTTCTCCTCCAGGTTCTGCGGGTCCAACCGGCCTCCCAGCAGCCAGCTGGTGTTCGGCTCTAGCCAGGAGATGGTGGAGGTCATCATGGAGCTCATCACCACCACCCACTGGGGCCGCGGCTTCGCTCTTCTCTTCCACTACCACAACCTGACCGAGCCAGGGGGGGGGCGCCGGGCCTCTGCTCCCACAGCCAGCAAGGACTCTTTGCTGGCTGCTGTGAGCGGAGCTGCCTTCTTCGCTATGATACTCACAATTGCCCTCTGCATCGTTTTCAG ACCCAAACTGTGTCCAAAAAGAGCCAGCTCCTGTGCATCCAGCAACTCTGAG GTGCCGGAGGGGGTCCAGAACACCGGGGCTGAGGTCAGCGAGCTGCAGCTGATGGCTGAGAATCAGACCAACCTGGAAGCGACTACAGAGCAGGACAACAACAACGACAGCCCGCCACACTCAG TCAGTGCTGGCGGGGACGTTTCCCAGAGTGCAGAGGTGGACCTTTCCTGCAGCGGTTTGACTGAACTCGACCTTGGTGCAGATGAGGTTTTCATTGTATCTTCAGCTCCTAGCTCAAGCAGGCTACCTTTCTCACCTCACACG CAGCGGGAGAGGTTTCTGCGGCACAGTGATACCGGCCCCAGCCCTGCAAGTGACTGGCCCTCATCAGACCCCACCACCTCACCCACTGGCACCAGGTCCACCAAGGACAGCAGCAGTGGCTTAGCGAGGCCGAGAGCGTGGAGCGTACGCACCTTCCAGGACTTCCTCCCTCCACTGCCGCAGCTGCATAAGAAGTGGTGCAGCTGGAACTCCAGCAGTCCCTTCACCAAGCTGGTGGATAGC GCTCCATCCAGTTTGGTagctgactgcagaggggaTAACGGCAGGAGGGTCTTCTCTGATGTTCAGCTGGACGCCGAGGCAGACAACAGCACCGTCTCGGACTCCTCCATCAGCAACGCCTCCTACCCGCTTACGCAGGCCGCGCAGAGGCAGCGGCGTCTCAACTCCAATAGCAACCTGCGGCGCTCGCGCTTCACAGGGCCTTGCTTTGGCCTGCTTTCCGGGACGGCAGACGCAACGAAGGCCTCCGGGGTTCCTCATGCCCAAGGCTCCCTCTCAGAACCTAGCGTTGGctcatcttcttcttcctcccagTGTCAGATCGAGAGCAGCCAGGCCGGAAAGAGGCGTGAGTTCCCAGGAGAGAGTGACCACATCAGCGTGCAGGTGTTTGCCATCTCTGAGGAAGAGGACCGGCAGCCCCTGGTCTCAGCTGAGCACCTGGACCAGACCTCTGCCTCGGCCCTGCTGAATGGATTGGCCAAAGGGACACATGAGGGGAAGGGGCCTGCCGTTGGAAACACCAGCCTCAGCCCACAGAGCCAGAGGGCCAGACCAGAGTGGAGGCCATGGGGAAGCCAGGTGTCAGGAGGGGTCGGTCCACTCCCTTCCAACACACTCCCCATCATGACTGACTCGAGCCAGCCATCTCTCAGTAAGGCCACAGTGCTGTGCAGTGTGACCAACCTGATATGA
- the LOC144517837 gene encoding uncharacterized protein LOC144517837 isoform X2 has product MSCVTSLGAHVFMTTYLLFVMGCVAQKVYFDCGARVDVVDVQGLILSPGFPYNYSSGTHCVWQFFVPVDYQLILEIFDFDVFESHDSAAQYSAISNFEEEETDEEVTFDPGSLAADETSSAAEDPVLQSVGDVTKTQQSFQDGEVKQVVVQEQSTKMEIAKVSNSAKRSADASSGLSSPPPPSLLVLPGAVPPGDKAVNSASSSHLRRDLSPTSNPSTVAEETTLSSLHSTDTPAVSPETQHSVLDACPHDVLYISDLITFSSRFCGSNRPPSSQLVFGSSQEMVEVIMELITTTHWGRGFALLFHYHNLTEPGGGRRASAPTASKDSLLAAVSGAAFFAMILTIALCIVFRPKLCPKRASSCASSNSEVPEGVQNTGAEVSELQLMAENQTNLEATTEQDNNNDSPPHSVSAGGDVSQSAEVDLSCSGLTELDLGADEVFIVSSAPSSSRLPFSPHTRERFLRHSDTGPSPASDWPSSDPTTSPTGTRSTKDSSSGLARPRAWSVRTFQDFLPPLPQLHKKWCSWNSSSPFTKLVDSAPSSLVADCRGDNGRRVFSDVQLDAEADNSTVSDSSISNASYPLTQAAQRQRRLNSNSNLRRSRFTGPCFGLLSGTADATKASGVPHAQGSLSEPSVGSSSSSSQCQIESSQAGKRREFPGESDHISVQVFAISEEEDRQPLVSAEHLDQTSASALLNGLAKGTHEGKGPAVGNTSLSPQSQRARPEWRPWGSQVSGGVGPLPSNTLPIMTDSSQPSLSKATVLCSVTNLI; this is encoded by the exons ATGAGTTGTGTTACGTCGCTTGGGGCGCATGTTTTTATGACAACATATCTACTCTTCGTGATGGGATGCGTTGCACAGAAA GTATACTTTGACTGTGGTGCCAGGGTGGATGTGGTGGATGTCCAAGGCCTCATTCTGTCCCCTGGCTTCCCTTACAACTACTCCTCTGGGACACACTGTGTTTGGCAGTTTTTTGTGCCTGTCGATTACCAGCTTATTCTGGAGATATTTGACTTTGAcgtgtttgaaagccatgactCCGCTGCACAGTACTCTGCTATCTCTAATTttgaagaggaggagacagatGAAGAGGTGACTTTCGATCCTGGCAGCTTGGCGGCAGATGAAACGTCATCAGCAGCTGAAGATCCCGTGCTTCAGAGTGTAGGGGACGTCACAAAGACTCAGCAGTCCTTCCAAGACGGCGAAGTCAAGCAAGTAGTGGTCCAAGAGCAGTCCACAAAGATGGAGATTGCCAAAGTCTCAAATTCTGCCAAAAGATCCGCAGACGCCTCCTCTGGCCTATCTTCGccacctcctccctctctccttgtcCTACCTGGGGCTGTGCCTCCAGGAGACAAGGCTGTCAACTCTGCCTCCTCGTCTCACCTCAGGAGAGACCTCAGCCCCACTTCTAACCCGAGCACAGTCGCGGAGGAGACCACCCTTTCCTCGCTACACTCCACTGACACTCCAGCTGTCAGCCCCGAAACCCAGCACTCGGTGCTGGACGCCTGCCCCCACGATGTCCTCTACATCTCCGACCTCATCACCTTCTCCTCCAGGTTCTGCGGGTCCAACCGGCCTCCCAGCAGCCAGCTGGTGTTCGGCTCTAGCCAGGAGATGGTGGAGGTCATCATGGAGCTCATCACCACCACCCACTGGGGCCGCGGCTTCGCTCTTCTCTTCCACTACCACAACCTGACCGAGCCAGGGGGGGGGCGCCGGGCCTCTGCTCCCACAGCCAGCAAGGACTCTTTGCTGGCTGCTGTGAGCGGAGCTGCCTTCTTCGCTATGATACTCACAATTGCCCTCTGCATCGTTTTCAG ACCCAAACTGTGTCCAAAAAGAGCCAGCTCCTGTGCATCCAGCAACTCTGAG GTGCCGGAGGGGGTCCAGAACACCGGGGCTGAGGTCAGCGAGCTGCAGCTGATGGCTGAGAATCAGACCAACCTGGAAGCGACTACAGAGCAGGACAACAACAACGACAGCCCGCCACACTCAG TCAGTGCTGGCGGGGACGTTTCCCAGAGTGCAGAGGTGGACCTTTCCTGCAGCGGTTTGACTGAACTCGACCTTGGTGCAGATGAGGTTTTCATTGTATCTTCAGCTCCTAGCTCAAGCAGGCTACCTTTCTCACCTCACACG CGGGAGAGGTTTCTGCGGCACAGTGATACCGGCCCCAGCCCTGCAAGTGACTGGCCCTCATCAGACCCCACCACCTCACCCACTGGCACCAGGTCCACCAAGGACAGCAGCAGTGGCTTAGCGAGGCCGAGAGCGTGGAGCGTACGCACCTTCCAGGACTTCCTCCCTCCACTGCCGCAGCTGCATAAGAAGTGGTGCAGCTGGAACTCCAGCAGTCCCTTCACCAAGCTGGTGGATAGC GCTCCATCCAGTTTGGTagctgactgcagaggggaTAACGGCAGGAGGGTCTTCTCTGATGTTCAGCTGGACGCCGAGGCAGACAACAGCACCGTCTCGGACTCCTCCATCAGCAACGCCTCCTACCCGCTTACGCAGGCCGCGCAGAGGCAGCGGCGTCTCAACTCCAATAGCAACCTGCGGCGCTCGCGCTTCACAGGGCCTTGCTTTGGCCTGCTTTCCGGGACGGCAGACGCAACGAAGGCCTCCGGGGTTCCTCATGCCCAAGGCTCCCTCTCAGAACCTAGCGTTGGctcatcttcttcttcctcccagTGTCAGATCGAGAGCAGCCAGGCCGGAAAGAGGCGTGAGTTCCCAGGAGAGAGTGACCACATCAGCGTGCAGGTGTTTGCCATCTCTGAGGAAGAGGACCGGCAGCCCCTGGTCTCAGCTGAGCACCTGGACCAGACCTCTGCCTCGGCCCTGCTGAATGGATTGGCCAAAGGGACACATGAGGGGAAGGGGCCTGCCGTTGGAAACACCAGCCTCAGCCCACAGAGCCAGAGGGCCAGACCAGAGTGGAGGCCATGGGGAAGCCAGGTGTCAGGAGGGGTCGGTCCACTCCCTTCCAACACACTCCCCATCATGACTGACTCGAGCCAGCCATCTCTCAGTAAGGCCACAGTGCTGTGCAGTGTGACCAACCTGATATGA